The genomic region ACCACCAGTCCCCACTGGGACACTTTCGTGACCTTTCCGATAACGAAATTCCTCGATAGAGTTCACCGCTGATAACCCCTAACAATTTAGACTAATCGTTCCTAGTAAAGACGCAGTCTGGTAGCGTGTGCGCTCGTCTCATTTCTGTGCGTTCTCATTTGGTGTTTGTGTCCAGCTCAGTACCCCTACACCTCCGGGTACTTGTCCGAACCGGAACCCGGAGCCTACGACAGCGACTTCGCCGACTACAAGTACGCCACACTCGACCGGAGACGCCTCCCGGCCAGGGACAAGGAGAACGAGTACTCGGTGCCGTCCACCATGCCCAGGAGCGCCCCAGAGAGGTGAGTACCGACAGAGAGGAGTACCACGAGTTGATGGCGCTTGTAGGGTGGGCGCGAGCGTGATCAAGCACGGACACGACCCCTACAAGAACCAGCCAGGCCGGATCGAGAACTACATTCCTGGACACTCCTCCATCTCGGAGAAGGAGGCCAAAGAGGTGAGTTCTGCTTCAGTAGGAATTTTTGGTGTACCCACGTCGGCCACGAACCAGTCCCCCGAGATTTTTCTTGTAGACTAAATCCGTGTTTTCCCTTTTTAGTGGTGGGACGAAGTCATGGACATATTCGACGGGgtaggatgttttttttttacctacaatatttttgtttagacTTTTAACCTCCAGAGACAGTCGACAGTCTTTCCCCTCGACTGTCTCGTCTTGGTGTTGGGTTTGTCACTAACATTTGACTTTAATTCGTCCGAATTAGTGGCTGGACGACAATTCGGCACTACCGAGCTATGACTATATGTTCTCCAGAGCCCTAGCCAAATCCGTAAGGACCAAACACGTACCActtctgttttctttttcttctttgccCAAAACACACAAAACACACTCGCGACCACACAGTTTAGGCATGTGGCATGCGCATGACTCGCCCTTTCTTCGTTTCTCTCTTCTAATCTCTTTCCGATTCTTCTAGCATCTGGAACAGCAGAAGCGCGTACCCCAGACCAAGAGCTTCATCAATCAGTAAGTCCCAAACTGTAGGGTGAAACGATTTTAGCGTTGTCTTTGCAGAGCTTTGAAAGAATCTGGTTACGAAAGCGACTCCACTCTGGTGTTTCGCCGCAGAGACGACACCGCTCAACAGTTGAGTCCTTCTGAACAGAAGGAAGCCTACAAGATTATTCAGAAAGGAGGCGACATCCCCTTGCACGGACTGAGGAAGCCAGCGCCAGAACGCCCCAAAGGTCAGTCCTTCTGAATTGTCCTCTAGATAATGTGTCCAATGACGTCCCTAAATAATACTAATCCAGGTAATGGTGATTGCATGTAAGGCTACTCAAAGAGATTAACACTGGTGTTGGACTGTTAAGGTTTGTCTCATGCTCATCAAACAAAAGTGTTTGAACTATCTCTCTCACGTTACACGACACACTCCAGTTCCAATCACGTCTGGACCTCACGACTCACTTCTTCTTCTGCGACTAGGTTAACAGTGAAGGTTTTCCACAGAGGAACCAGAAATGGAATTCTTTCCGATATCACCGACACTGACACGAATCCGAGTACATAAAAACGTCAAACCACAAAAAGAGATTTTGTGTTATCCTGTCACACTGCATCCCCACCCCTCTACGGTTTTCGCCCATTACAAAAGAACCGCACCTTCGGGCGCCCCCAAACCCCCACCCATGCCACCATCACCTCCCCGAAGACGATCCTCGCGGAACAACTCCACTCTGAGACTGATCTCGACCATGAAAGTGAAAACTGAGAAGTTACCAGTGTGTCGAAGACACGAGACTTGTTTCAGTACCACTTCGAGCGTCGACAACACGAACGTGAAGTACTTGAGGGACAAAATCACGTGCAAGTTGTCACCGGGGAGGAGCAAAGACGGCAAAGAGACCAAACCGAAAATGAGAGTGTCGAAAGTGGTGAGCGCCTCGCCAGAGATCAGAAGCAAGATTGTTTCCACTTTGACCACGAGCAAAGACCCCAAAACTTCGTCTAGTAGGATACAGAGTCGTACCAATCTTGTCAGGAGTAGCGAGAGGTGTTGCGCGACGTCGGCACGGTCCCACTCGACTGGTTCCATACGCAAACCTTGCAAGAAGTGTTCTGGTAGCAAAGTCGAGACGGTTGAGAGAACCAAGAGTGCCTCCCCGCAGATGAGGACGTTTGGTACTGAAAAGAAGAAAGTCGATTTGATTTTGCCCAAGATCAAGCGCTCCACGATTGCCAGTTCTCCAGATTTGTTGTCGCCCACTGAGGTGAAGAAAGCTGTGGAGACCCAAAACAGAAACTTGCCTGTTGGTACCGTTTTCAAGAAGTCTACGGCGGTACTGGCGTCGGCGAAGAACAGTTCCGGTGGTGTGAAAGACGCTGTGATACCGATAAAGGTCGGGATCAGCGAGAAGGGGAAGGCGATTTTGAAGAATTCTATTCAGAAACCGTCGAGTCCTGGAGCAACGATAAGGTTGAGGAACAAGTCGCTGTCGCCGGTACCGTCCAGTAGCAAGGTGAAGACGTCGCTTGAGTCGCCAGTCAGTACCAAGAAGATTATTTCGACTGTTGGCAAAACTGCTCCGCTGACTAGATCGTCCAAGCCTCCAAAAACTAGAACTAGTACTGATTCGAAGAAGTTGAGGAAAGCTAAGAAGGAAGAGATCAATGGAGAAATTGCCAAGAAGGAAAAGTCGACAAGGACCGGCAAAGAATTGATGTCGACCAAGTGTGCGGGTCGTGCTGCCGGTACTGAAATCGTCAAGAAACTCAAAGAAATGGAAGGGGATAGTGAGTTCGGGTCCAATGACACCTTGACGGATATACAGAGGCAAAAAGAGGCCATCCAGACCGACTACTTCTTCCAACACCTCTTCCTGAGGGACTTGCCGTCTCCCACACCTTCTATGGTGAGCAGGACGTCTTGGTTGATGGAGCGAGCGTACCAGCTCCACAAGAGGAGGTCCTCGACGTCCGAACCGACAATAAGCGCCATGAAGGTCTACTTGAGACACACCAGACCCGTGACAGACTCCAAATTCAGAAGTCTGGATTTGGCCACGTCTAGATCTAGATCGGCGAGTCCAAAATCGGTCACGTGGGAGACCAGTTCAGTCCAACAAGTGGAAAAGAGGAGTTCGAGTCTTCCACCTAAACTGGTCTTCTCGCAGACCAGTAGACCGGTTTCTCCTAGAGTGGAGAGGAGGTTTGTCAAGTCTCCAACTCCTCCAGCTTCCCCGCGATTGATTCGGTCTCCGTCTTCTAGAAAAATCATGCAGTTGAAGGGTCAACCCGTGAGTGAGGAAAAGTCAGAGAGTGCTAGACCCAAAAACGAGATTTCGATTTATTCGTGTCCTAGTATTTCTCATAGTACTAGTTCTATTGATTCGTGCGACCGCAAAGAGTACCAGAACTATGTGAAGGAGTTGCTGAGGTCTTCCAGGAGGAGTAGTAGGTTCAAGGATCTGAACGAGTTCTACTCTGCTATTGAAAAGTTCGGTCAGCTGGAACAGACCACTTCTAGTTACAATTTGAAACCTAGAAGACGCTTCGAAGACGAGATTATAGATTACGATAGGTGGCGCGAGGTCAGAACAAGAGAACGCGCGGAGAAAGAGTTGAAATCGCTCGTGATCCAGTTGAAGGAGGATGCCAAAGAGAAgggttttttgttttgtccgAAGGAAGTGGACGCGTATCGGTGGAGAAAAGAACTGGATAGGGGTCTAAGAATCAAGGAAAAATCTGTAGATAATATCAAGGAGGAGTTTGAGAGATTGAAGGAGGAGGAGTCGGAGAGGGAGAGTGCCAGGAGGCGCGAACTAGCGTGTTTGAAGGATACGTACAAGCCTCTATGGAGGGGGGATTCTGTGTTGGGTCTGGCCAATAAGATGGTGGAGCGGCGATCGCAGTCAGAAGGTAGAGTGGCCGCAGCAAGGCAAAAATTGATCGATTCTGAGAGGATGTTGACACACGGGATCGGTAGTCGCTTGTGGAGTAGTTTGTCGAGTGAACAGGTCAACATCTTGAAGAACCAACTCTCCGAGATTTATAGTCAGAATGTGCAGAAGCAGAAAAAGGAGGAGGAGGAACCGGTGTTGGACTACTCGATTCAAGTCCCcaaagaaaaaatcttgtacaGGCCACCACTAACAGTGAGACGCAACTCGGATACGTCCGAGTACATGTACAAGACCCCTGAGAAGATTTTGTCCGAGAGCGAGAAAAAACTACTGAGCCAGAACATCAGCAAGGAGGTTTTGGACCACGTCACCAAGAGAAAAAGTTGCGAGACTGCGCTGCCTCTAGTGTTGGGAAAAGAAACCAGAGGTGCTATCGCAGCTGCGGGTGCGGTAGACTCGATGTCAAGATCTTGTCCTTCCGAGTTGCTCAAAGAAGAGTCTGCTAGGGAGGAGAGTGACGGAGAGCCTAGCAAGGCTCTCGTGAAGACAGATGCGACAGCGGCGGTTAAAATGCCGTCTGCTAGCGAGACGGAGAGTGGTAGTACTGATGAATCTACCAAGACTGTGATTCACGTGGATAAGGATGACATCAAGAAGAAGGTCGAGTACTTTGAGAACGTGGCCGAGCAGGAGAAGTACTCCCCCACGATTTACAAACCATCAGAGAGTCACTATGATTTTGGTGATCTCTCGCCTTTGTCAAAGAGTCCAACAGATACAGAATGCTCCTTAAAACGGCGCTCCATCACGTCCCAGTCGTACCAAGACTTGAAGGAGCTGTTCGGGGAGCAAGAACTGATGAAGTTCGCAACGGTACCACTTTCTGCCAGTCGAAAAGAAGCTTACACCTCCCCGGAACGACCCCAGTTGAGGGTGAGCACGATGCGAGTACCGAGCCCCCCGATTTCAGAAGCTACCACTAATGATAGCTTCTACAGAAGTCGCAGCCTCTCGCCCTACTTCGACGAACCCCTCGCGTTGGTCAAGACCGGCGAGGTGCGTCGCTTGAAAAACAAATTCGAGTACCCCGAGTCCCCCTACCCTCCCAAGATCACCCTGTTCAAGCCTCGCAGATGTCGCAGCGACTCCAACCTGTACAAGTACGCGCAAATCAGCATTCCGGGGCAGAGTTCCGGAGACGTGGACTTGTTGAGGAGCAAGTACGAGTACCCGGCGCACGCCGGGAGGGGGCGCAGCAGAGTGAGACGCGGGGGAGTGGTCTCCCCCACGTTTCTCCGCGCCGAGGACAGATTCATGCCGCACATCAACATCATAAGCAAAATCGCGAATCTCTACTCCAAGAAGGGTACCGGCGAGAAGAGGCGAAGTACCGAGGAGTTGGCCAAGATTCTTGGGTGTCCGGTCGGGGAGGTGGAGAAGTTGAGGCAGAAGTTCGACGCGTACGGGGAGAAGATTTCGCTGTTGGGGCACATGTTCACCTCCTCCCCCAACATCAAGGAGTTGAGGGACATAGCTCCGTACTTGGCGGCGTCCTGGATCGCCCATCGGTACCCAAGAACGGAGGACAACACGCGCTCCCTGTCTTCCCCCGATAGTTCCGTTACGTCTCGCGACACCACTGCACTGCGCAGGGATCGCCCGAGACCCAAGTCCACCTCTCCCCAGCCCAAAAAATCCTCGATACTCAAAACACACCAAAGACACCATTCTGCCGACAAGAAGTTTGACGCCAAGAACCAACCGATTAACCGGTACCAGCCTGAACCAGTAAGGTACAAATCGTGGTGGACTTCCCCACATACCAGACCCTCAGTCTCGTTTAAAGGTGTTGTATTAAGTTAAGAAAACACATCATAGTGTAGCCCGggcaccaattttttttttcggtacTCATAGTTCAAATGCTTTTCATTGCATGCTCATGCTTGATCACGACCGCTCAATGGTTTTATTGAGAGTTGCAGTTTGAGTGGACATCTCAATAAACATTGACACTTCTCTAGTACTGTCATGCTCATGTTTGCCTGTTACGTGTAGAACCAGAGCCTCCGGTACCACCTCCAAAGGGACACCACGGAGTAAGAAACCTGCAACAAGGTACAGTTTGCTAGATAGTAAGTCGAAAATTAAGTCCCGTCGATCCGATTACACACTAAAACCGTTTTAGAACcatcaaaaaaccattttcgaggc from Tenebrio molitor chromosome 8, icTenMoli1.1, whole genome shotgun sequence harbors:
- the LOC138136982 gene encoding calponin homology domain-containing protein DDB_G0272472-like gives rise to the protein MEFFPISPTLTRIRVHKNVKPQKEILCYPVTLHPHPSTVFAHYKRTAPSGAPKPPPMPPSPPRRRSSRNNSTLRLISTMKVKTEKLPVCRRHETCFSTTSSVDNTNVKYLRDKITCKLSPGRSKDGKETKPKMRVSKVVSASPEIRSKIVSTLTTSKDPKTSSSRIQSRTNLVRSSERCCATSARSHSTGSIRKPCKKCSGSKVETVERTKSASPQMRTFGTEKKKVDLILPKIKRSTIASSPDLLSPTEVKKAVETQNRNLPVGTVFKKSTAVLASAKNSSGGVKDAVIPIKVGISEKGKAILKNSIQKPSSPGATIRLRNKSLSPVPSSSKVKTSLESPVSTKKIISTVGKTAPLTRSSKPPKTRTSTDSKKLRKAKKEEINGEIAKKEKSTRTGKELMSTKCAGRAAGTEIVKKLKEMEGDSEFGSNDTLTDIQRQKEAIQTDYFFQHLFLRDLPSPTPSMVSRTSWLMERAYQLHKRRSSTSEPTISAMKVYLRHTRPVTDSKFRSLDLATSRSRSASPKSVTWETSSVQQVEKRSSSLPPKLVFSQTSRPVSPRVERRFVKSPTPPASPRLIRSPSSRKIMQLKGQPVSEEKSESARPKNEISIYSCPSISHSTSSIDSCDRKEYQNYVKELLRSSRRSSRFKDLNEFYSAIEKFGQLEQTTSSYNLKPRRRFEDEIIDYDRWREVRTRERAEKELKSLVIQLKEDAKEKGFLFCPKEVDAYRWRKELDRGLRIKEKSVDNIKEEFERLKEEESERESARRRELACLKDTYKPLWRGDSVLGLANKMVERRSQSEGRVAAARQKLIDSERMLTHGIGSRLWSSLSSEQVNILKNQLSEIYSQNVQKQKKEEEEPVLDYSIQVPKEKILYRPPLTVRRNSDTSEYMYKTPEKILSESEKKLLSQNISKEVLDHVTKRKSCETALPLVLGKETRGAIAAAGAVDSMSRSCPSELLKEESAREESDGEPSKALVKTDATAAVKMPSASETESGSTDESTKTVIHVDKDDIKKKVEYFENVAEQEKYSPTIYKPSESHYDFGDLSPLSKSPTDTECSLKRRSITSQSYQDLKELFGEQELMKFATVPLSASRKEAYTSPERPQLRVSTMRVPSPPISEATTNDSFYRSRSLSPYFDEPLALVKTGEVRRLKNKFEYPESPYPPKITLFKPRRCRSDSNLYKYAQISIPGQSSGDVDLLRSKYEYPAHAGRGRSRVRRGGVVSPTFLRAEDRFMPHINIISKIANLYSKKGTGEKRRSTEELAKILGCPVGEVEKLRQKFDAYGEKISLLGHMFTSSPNIKELRDIAPYLAASWIAHRYPRTEDNTRSLSSPDSSVTSRDTTALRRDRPRPKSTSPQPKKSSILKTHQRHHSADKKFDAKNQPINRYQPEPLRKHIIV